The following proteins are co-located in the Castanea sativa cultivar Marrone di Chiusa Pesio chromosome 8, ASM4071231v1 genome:
- the LOC142606261 gene encoding uncharacterized protein LOC142606261, which yields MGRIAKWGTILGAFDIKYMPRTSVKGQVLADLVAEFAEPSLEENAKTLDMDEKSIGTISLKEPLLWKVYVDGTVNQRRSGVRLVVISPKRIVIEKSLRLNFSATNNEAEYETLLVGMTMVQKMGGKKAEMFLDSRLVVGQVIRELEVRDPRMQEYLN from the coding sequence ATGGGAAGGATTGCCAAGTGGGGTACCATCCTGGGAGCctttgatattaagtatatgcctcgcacctctgtaAAAGGTCAAGTCCTTGCCGATTTGGTGGCTGAATTCGCTGAGCCCTCGTTAGAAGAAAATGCCAAGACTttggacatggatgaaaaatcaattggcaCAATCTCCCTAAAGGAACCTCTGCtgtggaaagtgtatgtggatggcaCTGTAAACCAAAGAAGATCAGGAGTGAGGCTGGTGGTGATTTCTCCGAAGAGGATCGtgattgagaaatctttgaggttGAACTTCTCAGCCACaaataatgaagctgagtatgagaCTCTCTTGGTAGGGATGACCATGGTTCAAAAGATGGGAGGAAAAAAGGCAGAAATGTTCTTGGATTCGAGGCTGGTTGTGGGCCAGGTAATAAGGGAACTAGAGGTCAGggatccaaggatgcaggagTATTTAAACTAG